One segment of Sesamum indicum cultivar Zhongzhi No. 13 linkage group LG4, S_indicum_v1.0, whole genome shotgun sequence DNA contains the following:
- the LOC105159931 gene encoding mitotic-spindle organizing protein 1B-like → MDPEAARTARDSLELVFHMSNILDTGLDRHTLSILIALCEMGLNPESLAAVVKELRRESPPSSSTETVATPP, encoded by the coding sequence ATGGATCCGGAGGCTGCCCGAACTGCCCGGGACTCGCTGGAGTTGGTGTTTCACATGTCGAATATTCTCGATACCGGCCTCGATCGCCACACGCTTTCCATTCTCATTGCGCTTTGCGAAATGGGTCTCAACCCAGAATCCCTAGCCGCCGTGGTTAAGGAGCTCCGCAGAGAATCCCCACCTTCTTCTTCCACGGAAACAGTGGCAACGCCTCCTTAA
- the LOC105159929 gene encoding 10 kDa chaperonin, mitochondrial-like: MAKRLIPLFNRVLVEKITPPSKTTAGILLPEKTSKLNSGKVVAVGPGFHDREGKLVPVTVKEGDTVLLPEYGGTEVKLGEKEYHLYRDDDILGTLHD, from the exons ATGGCTAAGCGCTTGATCCCGCTTTTCAACCGCGTTTTGGTTGAAAAAATCACTCCGCCGTCGAAGACCACAGCCGGAATTCTCCTCCCTGAGAAAACCAGTAAG TTGAACTCTGGAAAAGTTGTTGCTGTTGGCCCTGGATTCCATGACAGGGAAGGTAAGCTTGTCCCTGTAACTGTGAAGGAAGGAGACACAGTGCTGCTGCCTGAATATGGAGGGACTGAAGTGAAACTTGGTGAAAAGGA GTACCATCTTTACCGAGACGATGACATTCTGGGAACACTGCATGATTAA
- the LOC105159930 gene encoding serine carboxypeptidase-like 45, which translates to MVAQPWWWSVLAMIFVLQIYVAAGKAQNQGDKIVSLPGQPKVSFQQYSGYIIIGGKQQRSYFYYFVEAETEPASKPLVLWLNGGPGCSSVGAGAFSEHGPFQPSGNVLVRNNYSWNKAANMLYLESPAGVGFSYSANKSFYESVDDEMTARDNLNFLEKWFDKFPEYKNREFYITGESYGGHYVPQLANLIIQSKAKFNLKGIAIGNPLLEFDTDFNSRAEFLWSHGLISDATYYQFTSVCNYSQIRRQAASGALTPVCSRVIKLVSSEISRFIDTYDVTLDVCLSSVMLQAEVLNQVQDEPKIDVCVEDEANAYLNRKDVQQALHARLVGVSRWSICSDILHYEMQNLEIPTIGILGLLVKSGVRVLVYSGDQDSVLPLTGTRALVNGLAKDLKLNTSEPYGAWFEGRQVAGWTQSYGEFLSFATIRGASHEAPFSQPERSLVLFSSFVGGKPLPRFNGITKERSSLVRLI; encoded by the exons ATGGTGGCTCAGCCATGGTGGTGGTCAGTCTTGGCAATGATCTTTGTGTTGCAGATTTATGTAGCAGCAGGGAAAGCCCAGAATCAGGGTGATAAGATAGTAAGTTTGCCTGGTCAGCCAAAGGTCAGCTTTCAGCAATATTCAGGGTACATTATCATTGGTGGAAAGCAGCAAAGATCGTATTTTTACTACTTTGTTGAGGCAGAAACTGAGCCAGCTTCTAAGCCTCTTGTTCTTTGGTTGAATGGAG GGCCTGGTTGTTCATCTGTTGGAGCTGGGGCTTTCAGTGAACATGGCCCCTTTCAACCAAGTGGGAATGTGTTGGTGAGAAACAACTACAGCTGGAATAAAG CTGCAAACATGTTGTACTTGGAATCACCTGCTGGGGTTGGTTTCTCTTATTCTGCCAATAAATCCTTCTACGAATCTGTCGACGACGAAATGACAG CTAGAGACAACCTTAATTTCCTTGAGAAATGGTTCGACAAGTTCCCAGAATACAAGAACAGAGAGTTTTACATCACAGGAGAAAGTTACGGTG GGCATTATGTTCCACAGCTGGCCAATCTTATAATACAATCTAAAGCAAAGTTCAATCTCAAAGGGATTGCA ATTGGAAATCCTCTTCTGGAATTCGACACAGATTTCAACTCAAGGGCTGAGTTTTTATGGTCTCATGGGCTGATATCTGATGCCACATATTATCAATTTACTTCTGTCTGCAACTACTCCCAAATCAGAAGGCAAGCGGCTTCGGGAGCCCTCACACCAGTTTGCTCTCGGGTAATAAAGCTGGTGTCGTCGGAGATCAGCAGATTCATAGACACCTATGATGTCACTCTTGATGTTTGTTTGTCATCTGTTATGCTGCAAGCTGAGGTTCTAAATCAGGTG CAAGATGAACCCAAAATAGATGTATGTGTGGAGGATGAAGCAAATGCCTACTTAAACAGAAAAGATGTCCAGCAGGCTCTCCACGCTCGCCTCGTTGGAGTAAGCAGATGGAGCATTTGCAGCGA TATTCTACATTACGAGATGCAAAACTTGGAGATACCAACTATTGGCATTCTTGGTTTACTTGTCAAGTCTGGCGTTCGTGTATTAGTTTACAG TGGTGATCAAGATTCTGTCCTTCCACTTACTGGAACTCGGGCACTGGTTAACGGTCTGGCAAAAGACCTCAAATTGAACACATCAGAACCGTACGGTGCTTGGTTTGAGGGAAGACAG GTTGCTGGCTGGACACAATCATATGGAGAGTTTTTATCATTTGCAACCATAAGAGGAGCTTCTCATGAAGCACCATTCTCTCAACCGGAGAGATCTCTAGTTCTGTTCAGTTCATTCGTTGGAGGGAAGCCGCTCCCACGATTCAATGGCATAACAAAGGAAAGAAGCTCGCTCGTTAGACTCATCTAA